From the genome of Pseudomonas migulae:
CCTGCAAAGCCTCGGCGCCCACCAGGCGTTCGGCTTGCAGGCGGCGTTCATTGCCGGTGTCGCTGATGCGGGCGATCTGAGTCATGGCGAATCTCCGTGCGGGCTGCTCACCCGTCTTTGGGTTACAGCGGATCGACTTTCTTTATCCAGCCTTGTTGTGCAAAGTCAGGCTATGTAGCCCCGGTGTCATCGCCATGAAGCTTTGGTGATGCTTATATGACAGCCCACGAGGAGCCTCTTATGCCCTGGCAAACCCTGTTGAATCGCCGCGACCGCTTGCCCGCCAATCCAGACTTGGCGGAGGCTTTCGCGACGTTGTTGCAGCAATTGGGGACGGTGACGCCGTTTGAATTGGCGGTGGTCGGCGGACGCCTGATGGCGACACCGGGGCTGGCCTTTCTGGTGGGCTATCAAGCGGCGTTGCGCATGCTCTGGCCGAGCGCGCCGCCGAGCCTCGGCGCGTTGTGCGCGACCGAACAGCGCAGCCTGCGGGTGGCGGACATGCAGACACGTCTGACCGACCTGCGCCTGAACGGACGCAAGGATTTCGTCACCGCCGGCGATGCCGCGGACTGGCTGTTGATCGCCACCCGCAGTGAAGAACCGGGCGATGGTCCACGCCTGAGCCTGGCCGTGGTCTATCCCGGTGAACCGGGTGTCCGGGTGGAAAAACTCCCGGCGATCCCGCTGATGCCGGACATCAGCCACGGTCGGCTGTTTCTCGACAATGCCTTGTGTGAGTTGCTGGCGGGGGATGGCTGGGATGCGTACGTCAAACCGTTCCGCACCCTCGAAGACATCTATGTGCTGAGCGCCATGACGGCGTGGTTGTATGGGGTGGGTCAGGACAGCGACTGGCCTCAGGGCTTGTTATTGCGTTTGCTGGCGCTGTTGGCCGGGTGCGCGGAAGTCAGCCGGCAGGCGCCGAACAATCCCGCCGGGCATGTTCTGCTGGGCGGGTTGTTTGCGCAGTTTGACGGGTTGAAGGGGGAGGTGAATCAGGCATTGGCCGATGGCCCGCCGGAGTGGGCGGCGATGTGGCAGCGGGATCAGTCGGTGATGGATCTGGCAGTGGGGGCAAGAGGTAAGCGATTAGCCAAGGCGTTAGCGGTGAGTTGACTGGCCTCTTCGCGGGCAAGCCTCGCTCCTACGGGTTACACGCTGTCCCTGTAGGAGCGAGGCTTGCCC
Proteins encoded in this window:
- a CDS encoding acyl-CoA dehydrogenase family protein, whose translation is MPWQTLLNRRDRLPANPDLAEAFATLLQQLGTVTPFELAVVGGRLMATPGLAFLVGYQAALRMLWPSAPPSLGALCATEQRSLRVADMQTRLTDLRLNGRKDFVTAGDAADWLLIATRSEEPGDGPRLSLAVVYPGEPGVRVEKLPAIPLMPDISHGRLFLDNALCELLAGDGWDAYVKPFRTLEDIYVLSAMTAWLYGVGQDSDWPQGLLLRLLALLAGCAEVSRQAPNNPAGHVLLGGLFAQFDGLKGEVNQALADGPPEWAAMWQRDQSVMDLAVGARGKRLAKALAVS